The Elusimicrobiota bacterium genome has a window encoding:
- a CDS encoding LarC family nickel insertion protein, whose amino-acid sequence MKNNNQLVVYLDLTSGAAGDMFLTSLVSASGVNPSAFTRNLIQKLNLKKVSPQVRITETSRKHLPCLQLNIKNGEYEFSSVTEIKSLIRKTKFSVYVKTMALKTFDVLAAAEASVHRVKKENVHFHELNSLDTVIDICGTFYAYELMIEKFGGGSVDTVEVLASPLNTGSLATATALILRNRVIFTNPETARYELCTPTGAAILAVLTQKQGVGMPAVRVLSVGYGAGTKDFHHAQANVVKTIVGKLGSQTGNGSAGYITESGLVLLETNIDDLDPRVLPYVMERLFRTGAKDVWFTQVIMKKNRPGIVISSIVDNNILSKAVEVLFYETTTLGVRIMPFT is encoded by the coding sequence ATGAAAAACAATAACCAGCTCGTCGTATACCTCGACCTCACATCCGGTGCAGCAGGCGATATGTTTCTTACATCACTGGTCTCCGCATCGGGTGTTAACCCTTCAGCGTTTACACGTAACCTCATACAAAAACTTAACTTAAAAAAGGTATCACCGCAGGTGAGGATAACCGAGACTTCCCGCAAACATTTGCCGTGTTTACAGTTAAACATTAAGAACGGGGAGTATGAGTTTAGTTCCGTCACGGAAATAAAAAGCCTTATCCGTAAAACCAAGTTTTCAGTATACGTAAAAACAATGGCACTAAAAACATTTGATGTTCTCGCAGCGGCGGAAGCTAGTGTTCATCGTGTAAAGAAAGAAAATGTGCATTTTCATGAACTTAACTCCCTGGATACTGTGATTGATATCTGCGGCACATTTTACGCGTATGAACTTATGATAGAAAAGTTTGGGGGTGGATCTGTGGATACTGTGGAAGTGCTGGCATCACCGTTGAATACTGGTTCACTCGCAACTGCTACCGCGCTGATACTGCGTAACCGCGTAATATTTACTAACCCCGAGACCGCGAGGTACGAACTCTGTACACCCACTGGCGCAGCAATCCTTGCCGTTCTTACTCAAAAACAGGGGGTGGGGATGCCCGCAGTAAGAGTGCTCTCCGTAGGGTATGGCGCAGGGACTAAGGATTTTCATCACGCACAGGCTAATGTCGTGAAAACTATTGTTGGGAAATTGGGTTCTCAAACAGGGAACGGTAGCGCAGGGTATATTACAGAATCCGGGCTAGTATTACTTGAAACCAATATTGACGACCTTGACCCGCGGGTATTGCCGTATGTTATGGAACGCTTATTCCGTACCGGCGCGAAGGATGTGTGGTTCACACAGGTTATCATGAAAAAAAATAGGCCCGGGATAGTGATTAGTTCTATCGTTGATAATAATATTCTCTCAAAGGCGGTTGAGGTATTGTTCTATGAAACTACAACCCTGGGGGTAAGAATTATGCCGTTTAC
- the larB gene encoding nickel pincer cofactor biosynthesis protein LarB — protein sequence MKKSYTHARPDYARHQRQGFPEAIYCPGKTVEQIIDITSRMYHKLGSEPILLTRAEESVISAVKTVFPALVYNKYAKMGVLFPKKKVNHKKSKTLTSSYVAVVTAGTADIPIAEEVVTVLDSLGNKVKRLYDVGVAGIHRLLENQSVLRHPSCVVVCAGMEGALPSVVGGLVNCPVIAVPTSVGYGTGFNGITALLSMLNSCAANVTVVNIDDGYGAGIVAHLINRRCK from the coding sequence ATGAAAAAAAGTTATACTCACGCACGGCCGGATTACGCGCGGCATCAGCGGCAGGGTTTCCCCGAAGCTATCTACTGCCCCGGTAAAACCGTGGAACAAATTATTGATATCACCTCGCGGATGTACCATAAACTCGGGTCCGAGCCTATACTTCTTACCCGCGCGGAGGAAAGTGTTATTAGTGCAGTAAAAACAGTTTTCCCTGCGCTGGTATACAATAAGTACGCTAAGATGGGGGTTCTGTTCCCGAAGAAAAAAGTTAATCATAAGAAAAGTAAAACCTTAACAAGTTCGTACGTCGCGGTAGTTACTGCCGGGACGGCGGATATACCTATCGCAGAAGAAGTTGTTACCGTTCTTGATTCATTAGGGAATAAGGTTAAACGCTTATACGATGTTGGTGTTGCGGGGATACATAGGCTACTTGAGAACCAGTCAGTCCTCCGGCATCCGTCCTGTGTAGTAGTATGCGCGGGGATGGAGGGTGCGTTACCATCCGTCGTCGGTGGGCTCGTGAACTGTCCCGTAATCGCAGTGCCTACTTCCGTGGGCTACGGTACGGGGTTCAACGGTATCACCGCGTTATTATCGATGCTAAACTCCTGTGCCGCTAATGTTACTGTCGTAAACATAGACGATGGGTATGGCGCGGGAATTGTTGCGCATCTGATCAACCGTAGGTGTAAATAA
- the tsaD gene encoding tRNA (adenosine(37)-N6)-threonylcarbamoyltransferase complex transferase subunit TsaD, whose translation MNVLGIETSCDETAVAVVKDGSIVLSNIVSSQERVHRRFNGIIPELAARMHLGSINWMIDEALRRSHTYLPGYANNPTEKKGVGRQRINLIAVTSGPGLVGSLLVGVMTARVLGMLTSTKVCPVNHIEGHLYANMLGGENIAYPLLALIVSGGHTELIHVKKVGRYNVLGRTRDDAVGETYDKVSKVLGLGYPGGPVIDRNAKHGNPGAVKFPRPFMRETRDFSFSGIKTAVANFVNDPVYRKKMVNTGKVKVSTADIASSFQQAIIETLVTKTLRTAKEVNVKTVLVGGGVSANEGLRREMVLQGKREGLKVSFPSKLYCTDNAAMIAAAAYWKHKYAKNTKWDNFTVDPNLTVRSWR comes from the coding sequence CTGAACGTACTGGGGATTGAAACTTCGTGTGATGAAACCGCAGTGGCGGTTGTCAAGGACGGAAGTATTGTTCTTTCAAATATAGTATCCTCTCAGGAACGCGTGCATCGCAGGTTCAACGGTATAATTCCGGAACTCGCAGCACGGATGCATCTTGGGAGTATCAACTGGATGATTGACGAAGCGTTACGGCGTTCACATACGTACCTCCCGGGGTATGCGAATAATCCTACCGAGAAAAAAGGTGTGGGCCGGCAGCGGATAAACCTTATTGCCGTGACCAGCGGGCCGGGGTTAGTCGGGTCGTTGCTCGTAGGGGTGATGACTGCGCGGGTACTCGGGATGCTTACCTCCACAAAAGTATGTCCCGTAAACCATATTGAAGGGCATTTATACGCTAATATGCTGGGTGGTGAGAATATTGCGTATCCGTTGCTTGCATTAATTGTTTCCGGTGGGCATACAGAACTTATACACGTAAAAAAAGTTGGGCGGTACAACGTTCTCGGCCGTACCCGTGACGACGCGGTGGGTGAAACTTATGATAAAGTATCCAAAGTCCTGGGGTTAGGTTATCCCGGCGGGCCCGTGATTGACCGTAACGCTAAACACGGGAATCCCGGGGCAGTAAAGTTTCCACGCCCGTTTATGCGTGAAACCCGCGACTTTTCGTTCTCGGGTATAAAAACAGCGGTTGCTAATTTTGTTAATGATCCGGTGTACCGCAAAAAAATGGTGAATACCGGGAAAGTGAAGGTTTCAACCGCGGATATCGCGTCAAGTTTTCAGCAGGCAATTATCGAAACGCTGGTCACCAAAACTTTACGTACCGCTAAAGAGGTTAACGTAAAAACCGTACTCGTGGGAGGCGGGGTGTCTGCTAATGAAGGGTTACGCCGGGAGATGGTTCTCCAGGGTAAAAGAGAAGGGTTAAAAGTATCGTTCCCGTCAAAACTGTATTGTACCGATAACGCTGCGATGATCGCCGCTGCGGCTTACTGGAAACATAAGTACGCTAAGAATACGAAGTGGGATAATTTTACGGTTGACCCTAACCTCACCGTGCGTTCCTGGCGGTGA
- a CDS encoding S41 family peptidase, which produces MLKKKVVLGVVALALVSSCLLFFSHTQVPAAEDVYQQWRLITEVYELITRYHVEPVEGKKLLYGAASGMVRTLDPFSQFMEPETHKEMRVETEGEFGGLGIRISIKDKLLTVVTPLPGTPAYRAGIQPGDKIVKIENVSTEGMDVNDAVKKLRGAPGTKVTITVWREGEKETFDITLTREVIKLEAVRNEMLDKEIAYIWILELNAKVIDDLRTAMVGLKEKGMKALVLDLRYDPGGLLNQAVEVCKLFIGGNKMIVYTQGRDPSAKEEFRADIKAVYGDLPVIVLVNKGSASGAEIIAGAIQDHKRGVVIGTQTFGKASVQRVFPLSDGSGLRLTTAKYYTPLGRLIHEKGITPDIEVTIPRETEIKIREQKEMLYQKDADAKSIVKKDEHVEDIILQRAIELLKARNIFQAIKEEQ; this is translated from the coding sequence ATGCTTAAGAAAAAGGTTGTTTTAGGTGTGGTAGCGCTTGCGCTGGTATCGTCATGTTTATTGTTCTTCAGCCATACACAGGTACCCGCAGCTGAGGATGTGTACCAGCAGTGGAGGTTGATCACAGAGGTGTACGAGCTTATCACGAGGTATCACGTTGAGCCTGTGGAAGGTAAGAAGTTGTTATACGGCGCAGCAAGCGGGATGGTGCGTACACTTGACCCGTTCTCGCAGTTTATGGAACCTGAGACTCACAAAGAAATGAGGGTTGAGACTGAAGGCGAGTTTGGCGGGTTAGGTATACGGATTTCAATTAAAGATAAGTTATTGACCGTAGTAACACCCTTGCCCGGGACACCGGCATACCGCGCGGGGATACAGCCCGGGGATAAGATTGTTAAGATTGAAAATGTTTCAACCGAAGGTATGGATGTTAATGACGCGGTGAAAAAACTTCGAGGCGCACCGGGGACTAAAGTTACGATCACAGTCTGGCGGGAAGGTGAGAAAGAAACGTTTGATATAACGCTTACCCGTGAAGTAATCAAGCTTGAGGCGGTACGTAATGAGATGCTGGATAAAGAGATTGCGTATATCTGGATCCTTGAACTTAACGCCAAGGTTATTGACGACCTGCGTACGGCAATGGTCGGCCTTAAAGAAAAAGGGATGAAAGCGTTAGTGCTTGACCTGCGTTATGACCCGGGTGGGTTATTGAACCAGGCAGTTGAGGTATGCAAACTGTTTATCGGGGGTAATAAGATGATAGTTTACACCCAGGGTCGTGATCCTTCTGCAAAAGAGGAATTCCGTGCGGATATAAAAGCCGTGTACGGCGACCTCCCGGTAATCGTACTTGTGAATAAAGGTTCAGCGTCAGGTGCTGAGATCATAGCCGGTGCGATACAGGATCATAAACGCGGGGTTGTTATTGGTACGCAAACATTTGGGAAAGCGTCAGTCCAGCGGGTATTCCCTCTGAGTGACGGGTCAGGGTTAAGGCTTACCACCGCGAAGTATTATACTCCGCTTGGAAGGTTAATCCACGAGAAAGGTATCACTCCGGATATTGAGGTTACTATCCCGCGGGAAACTGAGATCAAGATACGCGAGCAAAAGGAAATGTTGTACCAGAAAGATGCTGATGCGAAGTCAATCGTAAAGAAAGATGAGCATGTAGAAGATATTATCCTTCAACGCGCAATTGAGTTGCTTAAAGCACGGAATATTTTTCAGGCTATAAAAGAGGAGCAGTAG
- a CDS encoding peptidoglycan DD-metalloendopeptidase family protein, producing the protein MMMRLRVHSSVYILVLTAVLLSPGCRGGVVLYADEFDKQIKSYEKEMENTKSEISRIEDSIRELEKKKAEIMNKENSIKSGIREIDNLLGSHRSNLKKLNNDYKYTELKIAQAKKLCLYAEEEINCWQKYLSYEWRAAYMWYRTKEGVYPVYDEYLTRVLQQKHSLLQQSLMKKVDADSERRLLEVRKVQLTKRQKEVLSIVGKTSSQKKEREIELAQTATERRKYASEIDKLKKSASDMQKLIDMLETKKHATQEQKQKALLARNEIYKLKGMFDWPVDGKVVSSYGKHKHPEFDTFVINNGIKIMPSVPGCEVRAIANGTVVYTGVFQSYGNIVLLDHGGGCYSLYGTLNKILVQNNQSVTAGSAIGNITGGTLYFEFRANAKPENPLDWLASK; encoded by the coding sequence ATGATGATGCGGTTGCGGGTTCATAGTTCAGTATATATTCTGGTACTTACAGCTGTTTTATTATCCCCGGGATGCCGGGGCGGGGTGGTACTCTATGCTGATGAGTTTGATAAACAGATTAAGTCGTATGAAAAGGAAATGGAGAATACAAAATCTGAGATCAGCCGTATAGAAGACAGTATCCGTGAGCTTGAGAAAAAAAAAGCTGAGATCATGAATAAGGAAAATAGTATTAAGTCCGGGATAAGGGAGATTGATAATTTGCTGGGGTCGCACCGTTCGAACCTTAAAAAATTGAATAATGATTATAAGTATACGGAATTAAAAATTGCGCAGGCTAAAAAGTTGTGCCTGTACGCTGAGGAAGAGATTAACTGCTGGCAAAAATATCTTTCTTATGAATGGCGTGCGGCGTATATGTGGTACCGCACAAAAGAGGGTGTGTATCCTGTGTATGACGAGTACCTCACACGTGTTTTACAGCAAAAACATTCGTTGCTCCAGCAGTCATTAATGAAAAAAGTTGATGCTGACAGTGAACGCCGGTTGCTGGAGGTTAGAAAAGTGCAGTTAACTAAACGCCAGAAAGAGGTGTTGAGTATTGTCGGGAAAACTTCTTCACAAAAAAAGGAACGTGAGATTGAGCTTGCGCAGACGGCGACCGAAAGAAGGAAGTATGCCAGCGAGATTGATAAATTAAAAAAATCGGCGTCTGATATGCAGAAACTTATTGATATGCTTGAAACAAAGAAGCATGCAACACAGGAGCAAAAACAAAAAGCGTTACTTGCGAGAAATGAGATTTATAAGCTTAAAGGTATGTTTGACTGGCCGGTTGACGGGAAGGTTGTGTCATCTTACGGGAAACATAAACATCCTGAGTTCGATACTTTTGTCATTAATAACGGTATCAAAATTATGCCGTCCGTCCCGGGCTGTGAAGTCCGTGCGATTGCTAACGGTACCGTAGTATATACCGGCGTATTCCAGTCATACGGGAATATTGTGTTGTTAGACCACGGCGGGGGGTGTTATAGCCTCTACGGGACGTTGAATAAAATTTTAGTGCAGAATAATCAAAGCGTTACCGCTGGGAGTGCAATCGGGAATATTACCGGCGGGACTTTATACTTTGAATTCCGCGCGAATGCAAAACCGGAGAACCCGCTGGACTGGCTGGCATCTAAGTAA